ATTTTATCGACCACACAATTCTCTGTCACTAActttctatccttctctctttccacccTCAGTCTCTTCCACTCTTCCTCCATTCACCACCTCGCCCCACCCCTCTCTACATAACGGTGTCAGGACCTGTTACTGCCACTTCACCATGAGTATTTGTGCCAATACCATGCTGGTGCCCACCGTGACCCATGCTGGGCGTTACAGCACACCACGTCCCCGCTGTAATGCTGAGTTCCACCACATACAGGAGTTTGTACCCTTTGGTGgcaaggaaggagaagaggatccTACACTAGTTTCAGATGGTAGGGAAAAAAGAAAtgcgtttgtgcatgtgtgacagCATGTTCCATCACCCCTCAGAACTGCTGACCTCATAACACCTCTTCATCTTCCATTCCTATGGCCCTCCATTCCTCTATTCGTCCAATCTTTCATCTATCCCCCCCTTCAATTCTGCATCTCTCATTCTTCTATGCTTAATGCCACCATCCATATTTTGCTCCACTGTGTCTAAGAGAGATTCCTCAGTTCAACACTTCGCTGCAGCTCAACCCCATTGGCTTTCTGAGTGGCAAGAAAGAGTTCTTCTCACTGCGGCCCTCTGGGAAATGAGAGCTGGAGGggcagcagtgtgtttgtgctgtgggCAGGGCTTTGGGATCTGCAGCTACAGTCATTGAACTGCCCATCTGACaaactggagcacacacacaggtttctgAGAGAGTTAAGTTtaaattaatgtgtgtgtgttagacattTCCAGACTTTACGTGGTCACGGTGGACATGTTGCAGAAGAGCAACAAGGTGGAGCACCACACCGCCATGTACGATTCCCCCCAGCTCATCATACGCAGGGGACAGGAGTTCTTCGTATCCGTGACGTTCAATCGACCCCTGAGCCCCACTGATAAGTTCCACCTGGAGTTCATGATTGGTGAGCTGCTCCAGGTGTAGTTGTTCAGCATTAAAATGAAATTATATGGGTGTTTCTGCTGTTTAGTAAGAGGACATGTAGATAATGAGAATGATTAACTAATTTGTGTTTGATTTGTCTCATGGGTGACACATGTAAGATTCATCCATTGGTTTTCTGCACTGGAAAATAGAACTCCAGGTAGATTTGTCCAGTACTGATTTGTAGTTAGACTACAAATTGCATAAGTTGTTTGAGTAGAAATATATGTGTTTACATTGTACAGAATGCTGAATGATTGTTAAACAAAGATGTCAGACCAATACCAGCCAAGCGCTGAATTCACAGGTGCTGATGGGTGTTGTCTTATCTCCAAAGGGAGACTGCTAATGACTCCAGCTTGTCTGTAAAGATGTAAATGTCAAGAGCTCCTCCGCTTCCCCCCCTTTCATccttctgcccccctcctccatctcctctccacccaactcccctcctcttcttccacctTCCCATTCCCAGGTGCCAACCCCACAGTCAGTAAAGAATCCATGATTGTGGTGCCATTTGACGGGAGCCCCGGGGGGTCATGGACAGGTCGGAGGGTAAATAAGCAAGGTGCCATGGTGACAATGGGCATCACTCCAAATCCAAAAGCGCTGGTCGGAAAGTTCCAGAGCTGCGTGGCCATCTTGATCCCCAGTGGAATCATCCGGACCAAACGGGACCCCAGCACTGACCTCTACCTGCTGTTCAACGCCTGGTGCCCTGGTCAGTACAGCTGAAGTTGTGGTGGTGGGTTAAGAAGTGGGTATCCTCAGTGGTGTAGTTTAGTAAGAAGTAGTGGGTATGATGTTTCTCCACTGTTCATCTTAAAGTGGACATAAATGCAAATCACGTAGACTAAACTCTCATAGCAAATGTTCTGAAATGACCTTgtggtgattaagatgttggAACTATATAGTTGTagactgtgtgtccatgaatgaAGAGTACTGACTCTAAtcctggactgtgtgtgtgtgtgctctccttaGATGATGAAGTGTTTGTAAACAACGATACAGACAGGAATGAGTATGTGCTGAATGATTATGGAGTCTTATACATGGGAAATGTTGATGCTGTGTCTCACAGAATGTGGCTCTATGGTcaggtatatacacacacacacacacacacacacacacacacacacacacacacacacacacacacacacacacacacatacacttatgcagtttctccagacacacacaactacacacccacAAGCATGACACaagctccctgtgtgtgttccagtttgaGCGTGGAGTGCTGGATGCCTGCATCTACATCCTGGATGCATGTAATATGCCTATTGACAACAGAGGCAGCAGCATCTACATCAGCAGGCAGGCCTCGGCCATGGTGAGTCAGCACTGGAACATCATACATggaacattttcttttaacttatTTCACATATTACCTTTGTATTACGGCTACTTTGTTTATCTTGACATGACTTAACGTTGCTTTACCAGATGTAATTCTGTAAATGCTCTGGTACTAGGTATTTGTTGTACGACACACTTGATCAAATGTGAcaaaagtttttctttttacaaaacATTACATGTAGATTAACTcagaggatgatgatggggtAATAGTGGGACGATGGGACGAAGACTACTCTCTGGGCACGGCTCCTGATCTGTGGACAGGCAGCACACAGATTCTGCTGAAGTACGccagcacacgcacacctgtCCGCTATGGGCAGTGCTGGGTCTTTGCAGGAGTGTTCAACAGCTGTGAGTGGACAACCTACACTCAAAtgaactcagaaacacacaaacgcacacacatcaacaagtatatacacagaaacactcagAGCTCTCCTtatccaatcccccccccccccccccccccccccccccccagtcctgcgCTGTCTGGGAATTCCATCCAGGGTCGTTACAAACTACGGCTCTGCCCACGACAATGATGGCAAAATAAAGATTGACGTCATCTTCCTCCCAAATGGAGAACGTGACAAAGTCACAGACTCCATCTGGTAGGTCCATCACGCTGTCAATCAGCAATGCATCAACCAATGATTATGGGACACAGGAAGCAAAAGTATTTTGAAGGTGCTGGCTCTCCATTTGTTCTTtgttgtactctgctctgctcctctcaaCTCCATACTTGATTCTATTCTGTTCTGTTCTATTCTAGGAACTACCATTGCTGGAATGAGGCGTACATGAGCAGGAGTGATCTGCCTGCAGGTCTAGGAGGCTGGCAGGTAGTGGACGCCACTCCACAGGAGACAGGCAGTGgtaggacaccccccccccacacacacacacacttacaaacacacagagacacaaacacacacacacacacacactactgagttGTATAAGTAgctcttgtgttggtgtgtttgtgtgtaactcGCAGGATATTATTGTTGTGGGCCAGCATCAGTCAAGGCCGTCAAGGAGGGTCAGGTCTCTTATCCCTTCGACATGAAGTTTGTCTTCGCTGAGGTGAGGAACAGTCCCTAAACATGGAGACATTACAAATAGGACAAACAAGAAAACCTTtgatgtttctccctctctgctctcctttctccctccccaacaGGTTGCCAGTTATGTGGTGTTCCAAAAGCGTGACGAATCTGGAGTTTTGACCCCCTTCCACACAGACAAAACCAGTGTGGGAAAGTTGGTCCTCACCAAGTCTGTGGACAGTGACGAGCCAGCTGACATCACAAATACATACAAGTACCCTGTTGCAGAGGAGATTCGAGGTTTTAAAACTGCGGGTGCAAAGGGTAGTGAATAATTCTTTTTTGCTTGCAAAAACATGCTCAAAATTAATACTAGAtcttaaactttaaaatatacCATTAGAGTACAAAAAACCATGATAGAAAATACAACTCTGACATCACTTAAAAATGTTCTAAAAACATTTAATCTGGtttttacattaatttgaaaatgtTAATTTTTTCATCCTAGCAGTAGGGGGTGCAAATGTACCCCATGCACCCGCGGTAAAATCGCCTATGCCCTGTTGGTATGTGGCATGACTgatgttcatacacacacacaccctctctgactTGTCCCTCTCCTCAGTAGGCATCAGTCATGATGAACCCACCAGTGTTCTGGGAGAGGACTTGGAGAGCGACAACCCTGAGCTTCCAGGAACCACAGTGACAGCGTCCATCCTGGTCAACCAAGTCCGGCTGGAGCAGGACTTCACCTTGGTTATTGAGTTtaccaacctggggggggtcgaGCTCAAGATACAGGTGGGATGTACTGCACAAATGTGAATAAATGTACGTGTATagtatgtatttgtatgtaaacgtgtgtgtgcattgtgtatatttgtgtgtataaaaCATTGTCTCCatccttttgtttgtttgttcattCATCAATCCATCCCTGCTTTCATCCAACaaaccatccatccacccatcccagGCCAACCTGTCTGGCAGCGTGGCCTTTTATACTGGAGTGCCGTCAGAAAAGTTCAAAGACGAAAACGTAGACGTCACCGTCAGTCCATACACGAGTGAGTGTGAGgccctctgagtgtgtgtgtgtcagagagagattgagatgaTATACATGGACAAaaaccttcatctcctcctcctctcccctcgtcctgctgttctcctccagctgagCGTGTCTTGGTGAATGTGTTGGCGGTGGAGTACATGCCCAACATCAACTTTCAGTCCAACCTCTACTTCACTTTGGTGGGACGCACAACCGACAACCAGGACTTCGCTACTGTGAAGGTCCTCACTCTGCAGGTCCCTACTCTCAGCATTgaggtcagtacacacacacacactctctcattttctgtttctctctggctccctctctcttttctctaacccccaccccactcccacccctttgctccctttctttcacacaaacattgtGACAAAGGTGTATTGTGGGTTCCCAGGTGAGCGAACCCCCCCATCTGGGTCAGGTGACGTATGTCACAGTCAGCTTCACCAATCCCTTCACCTTCTCTCTGGACGACGTCTCCATCAGCTGTGAGGGATCTGGCCTCCTGGACTTCAAAATCAAGCAGtacaggtgacccccccccccccctcacacacacagtcgccagacatacaacacacatcTTCCTAGAATTTTTTTCAGCACTGTGaacgctgtctgtgtgtgtgtgtgtgagcagtgtgaTTGCTCCCAACGACACTATCACCTGGGTCGAGTCGTGCTGTCCGAAGCGAACAGGAAAAAGTCGCCTCTGCGCCTTTCTGGACTGCAACAAGCTCAGACGTGTCAGCGGGATCCTGGACGTTCTCATCTTACCCTGATTGGCTTGGCAGGAGAAGACCCGCCTACTTGCCCCTTTACCGGTCCTTCACCAATCAACAGAGAGCAAGGAATGCGAAGCCCAAGTAgcacatgttttttttgttgtattcTATTTCCTTGGAATGGCTCCTGCACTTTTAATCCGCAAAATAACTAATTTCAAGTCACATGTTCCCCATTCAAATTTAAATTAACCTGTGGAGGCTATATTGAAAACTACTTTCAGGTTTTGAAAAATGATCTGTCTTTGAAAACAATGCAAACCAAATATTTTATCTTCATAAAATCTTGATAATTTCATAACCTATCTGATCAAATGCTTCTCCTATTATTCTATTTTAGATCTTATGAATCTGTGTTTGAAAACATTTTAAGAGAAATGGCAAGATCTGTCAAAACCAGTAGAAACCTTGGTCTCTGACATAATCATTTTCTTTATCTTCTGTTTTGTTTCTAttattaatatttgttttaGTAAAAGCTTTGCTCAGCCAATTATgatcaataaaacatttataaaatcatGACACTGCCGTGTTACTCTGTTGCTTTTTTGTTGAAAACTGTCAGTGGCCAAAGAGTAGCAGCAGTAGAGGGAAATGAACACTATGGGGAAGATGactgaaagcgtgtgtgtgaatgtgtgtgtggttggtgtgtgtgtggtggagggggggggggggttcagaggAATACGGCCCAGTGAGCATGAGGAAGATGTTGGCTTCCGAACAACAGGTACTTATTTCAGCTTCAGCCATTTTGTTAATCTGTTGGTGAAACAGTCAGTATTTGTTCTAAAATACATCTGATAAACAGGGTGGGTCTAGGAGCAAATCCTGCTGTGCAGAATTAAACCATATTGGAGTGATCCATGGCTTCTTCACTTTGTGCAATCACCTTCTGCTAAAGGTGATTGATGAAGCTTATATTTTCATGTTGTTGCCCTTCTGCCTGTACCTGTACACAACCCATCAATAAAATACATGATGCTGATTTCTCAATGACAGCTTTGCTCCAAATGTAACACTGACCTCTGtgcaacatacacacagtgttACACATGCATCGTATGAATGTGAATTAATGTTGGTGAATGAATGTTGGTGGTGGTCGGAGGGGCCGTAGGCACTGACTGGTAGCCGTGCCTCTGTCAGTCTGCCCCAGGGCAGCTATGACTACAGTTGTAGCTTACCACCACCGATTTGAATGTGTCTGAATGAATACTGGACTCTGTAAAGCGACCCTTGAGTACTTTGAGTATTAGAAAGCGCTATATAAGATCAATAAATTAATTACATTTGTGTGAATACAATGCCCCTCAGGCCAAG
Above is a genomic segment from Osmerus mordax isolate fOsmMor3 chromosome 15, fOsmMor3.pri, whole genome shotgun sequence containing:
- the LOC136958008 gene encoding coagulation factor XIII A chain-like, encoding MATQILYVVTVDMLQKSNKVEHHTAMYDSPQLIIRRGQEFFVSVTFNRPLSPTDKFHLEFMIGANPTVSKESMIVVPFDGSPGGSWTGRRVNKQGAMVTMGITPNPKALVGKFQSCVAILIPSGIIRTKRDPSTDLYLLFNAWCPDDEVFVNNDTDRNEYVLNDYGVLYMGNVDAVSHRMWLYGQFERGVLDACIYILDACNMPIDNRGSSIYISRQASAMINSEDDDGVIVGRWDEDYSLGTAPDLWTGSTQILLKYASTRTPVRYGQCWVFAGVFNSFLRCLGIPSRVVTNYGSAHDNDGKIKIDVIFLPNGERDKVTDSIWNYHCWNEAYMSRSDLPAGLGGWQVVDATPQETGSGYYCCGPASVKAVKEGQVSYPFDMKFVFAEVASYVVFQKRDESGVLTPFHTDKTSVGKLVLTKSVDSDEPADITNTYKYPVAEEIRGFKTAGAKVGISHDEPTSVLGEDLESDNPELPGTTVTASILVNQVRLEQDFTLVIEFTNLGGVELKIQANLSGSVAFYTGVPSEKFKDENVDVTVSPYTTERVLVNVLAVEYMPNINFQSNLYFTLVGRTTDNQDFATVKVLTLQVPTLSIEVSEPPHLGQVTYVTVSFTNPFTFSLDDVSISCEGSGLLDFKIKQYSVIAPNDTITWVESCCPKRTGKSRLCAFLDCNKLRRVSGILDVLILP